The Terriglobia bacterium genome includes a region encoding these proteins:
- a CDS encoding fused MFS/spermidine synthase, whose protein sequence is MIPPVRHRGVGIYVLFFVSGATGLVYEVIWLRQLILVLGSTLFATSAVLTAFMGGLALGSFAAGRLVDRSSAPPLRYYGLLEVGIGAYALLVPVLFRALTPIYSALWNAGGDSSYVLFSLAKTVGVLAVLLPPTFLMGASLPVLARQVADDPDRIGGEVGSLYAVNTFGAMVGTFLAGVIAIPAFGVRHTLWSTAVVNFLVGIGALLLARRVGMPPAAMAAQAREAGSSSRGARLALWLFAASGFAAMVLEVAWTRGLALIVGSSVYAFSLMLLAFLTGLAAGSAAFSAWLKWHPRLDPGALLAGLLGGAGILAYGTTFLFQWMPRFFAEVYFRGGLGPNEWLAVQFLIGFAVMFPATFALGGIFPAVLQLRTRGLDSVGASVGSVYAANTFGTIAGSAAAGFVVVPLLGVRSALLAVAFLEVALGLVAALGLRPTTGRTRWALALLLAAAAVTIPAVRPGWDTLLMNSGVYMNVVDLPEDANWSDFLRRVIAPNRLLFFEEGLTASVMVADQPAQKNRFLSVNGKVEASTRGDMETQLMCAHLPLLLHPSPKDVLVIGLASGITAGAVATHPVRSIRVVEIEAAMVPAARQFASVNGDVLDDPRLVLAINDARNELTFSPRRYDVVVSEPSNPWMTVASNLFTEEFFRLARQRLYPSGIFCQWVQTYGLATEDLRSIVAAFHAAFPSTLLFETFDGTDLLLLGSEAPIALDLDRMARRMSELRVFTDLGRVGVRRPADILPLFRLGTPQVDLLVAGANRNTDDNARVEFSAPKAMYEDTSDSTLAYIERFAASPLDQVVPSPGTPEERDRLRVQLVKAWLARGEAGRARKLAAEISTDPFRAEAQRLLTGSPRRSLDPDLSRPMAARDEAPGGVPASP, encoded by the coding sequence TTGATCCCGCCCGTTCGGCACCGCGGCGTCGGGATCTACGTACTGTTTTTCGTCTCGGGAGCGACGGGCCTCGTTTACGAGGTCATCTGGCTCCGTCAGTTGATTCTCGTCCTCGGCTCGACTCTCTTCGCGACCAGCGCGGTCCTTACGGCGTTCATGGGAGGTCTCGCGCTGGGTTCGTTCGCTGCCGGCCGCCTCGTCGATCGCAGCTCCGCTCCGCCCCTGCGGTACTACGGACTTCTCGAGGTCGGCATCGGCGCGTACGCGCTCCTCGTTCCGGTCCTCTTCCGCGCCCTCACCCCGATCTACTCCGCGCTGTGGAATGCGGGGGGAGACAGCTCCTACGTGCTCTTCAGCCTCGCCAAGACCGTGGGCGTCCTCGCGGTCCTGCTTCCCCCCACGTTCCTGATGGGCGCGAGCCTCCCGGTGCTCGCCCGCCAGGTGGCCGATGATCCCGACCGGATCGGCGGCGAGGTGGGCTCCCTCTATGCCGTCAATACGTTCGGGGCCATGGTGGGCACGTTCCTCGCGGGTGTGATCGCGATCCCGGCGTTCGGCGTCCGCCATACGCTGTGGTCCACGGCGGTCGTGAACTTCCTCGTCGGGATCGGAGCCCTCCTCCTCGCGCGACGAGTCGGAATGCCGCCCGCCGCGATGGCCGCTCAGGCGCGGGAGGCCGGTTCGAGTTCTCGCGGGGCGCGTCTGGCCCTGTGGCTGTTCGCCGCGTCGGGATTCGCGGCGATGGTCCTCGAGGTGGCGTGGACCCGCGGCCTCGCGCTGATCGTCGGCAGCTCCGTCTATGCATTCTCGCTGATGCTTCTCGCGTTCCTGACCGGGCTCGCAGCCGGGAGCGCCGCGTTCTCGGCCTGGCTCAAATGGCACCCGCGGCTCGACCCGGGCGCGCTCCTGGCCGGTCTGCTCGGCGGCGCCGGGATTCTCGCGTACGGCACCACGTTCCTGTTCCAGTGGATGCCCAGGTTCTTCGCCGAGGTCTACTTCCGCGGTGGCCTCGGCCCGAACGAGTGGCTCGCGGTCCAGTTCCTGATCGGATTCGCGGTGATGTTCCCGGCCACTTTCGCTTTGGGCGGGATCTTCCCGGCGGTGCTCCAGCTCCGCACCCGGGGGCTCGACAGCGTCGGCGCTTCGGTGGGGTCGGTGTACGCCGCGAACACGTTCGGCACGATCGCCGGCTCCGCAGCCGCCGGCTTCGTGGTCGTCCCGCTCCTCGGTGTCCGGTCCGCGCTCCTCGCGGTGGCCTTCCTCGAGGTCGCGCTCGGCCTCGTCGCCGCGTTGGGCCTCCGCCCGACCACCGGCCGCACGCGGTGGGCCCTGGCACTCCTGCTCGCCGCCGCGGCGGTGACGATCCCGGCCGTGCGGCCCGGCTGGGACACCCTCCTGATGAACAGCGGGGTGTACATGAACGTCGTGGACCTGCCGGAGGACGCGAACTGGAGCGATTTCCTGCGCCGCGTCATAGCCCCCAATCGATTGTTGTTCTTCGAGGAGGGGCTGACGGCGTCGGTGATGGTCGCGGACCAGCCGGCGCAGAAGAACCGGTTCCTGTCGGTGAACGGCAAGGTCGAGGCCTCGACGCGCGGCGACATGGAGACGCAGCTGATGTGCGCTCACCTCCCGCTGCTGCTTCACCCGTCTCCGAAGGACGTGCTGGTCATCGGCCTCGCGAGCGGGATCACCGCGGGCGCGGTCGCGACGCATCCGGTCCGGAGCATCCGGGTCGTGGAGATCGAGGCGGCGATGGTCCCCGCGGCGCGGCAATTCGCGTCCGTCAACGGCGACGTCCTCGACGATCCGAGGCTCGTCCTCGCGATCAACGACGCGCGGAACGAGCTCACCTTCTCCCCGCGGCGATACGACGTCGTCGTCTCGGAGCCTTCGAACCCGTGGATGACGGTGGCGTCGAACCTGTTCACCGAGGAGTTCTTCCGGCTCGCGCGCCAGCGCTTGTACCCCTCGGGAATCTTTTGCCAATGGGTGCAGACTTACGGGCTCGCCACCGAGGACCTGCGCTCCATCGTCGCCGCGTTCCACGCAGCCTTCCCGAGTACGCTGCTGTTCGAGACCTTCGACGGTACGGATCTGCTCCTGCTCGGCTCCGAGGCGCCGATCGCACTCGACCTCGACCGGATGGCACGGCGGATGTCCGAGCTTCGTGTCTTCACCGACCTCGGACGCGTCGGCGTCCGCAGGCCCGCCGACATCCTTCCGCTGTTCCGGCTCGGCACCCCCCAGGTGGACCTCCTCGTCGCCGGCGCGAATCGCAACACCGACGACAACGCCCGCGTGGAGTTCTCCGCCCCGAAAGCCATGTACGAGGACACCTCGGATTCGACGCTGGCCTACATCGAACGATTCGCGGCATCCCCCCTGGACCAGGTCGTCCCATCGCCGGGGACCCCCGAGGAGCGGGACCGCCTGCGGGTCCAGCTGGTCAAGGCGTGGCTCGCCAGGGGGGAGGCCGGGAGGGCGCGAAAACTCGCCGCCGAGATCTCCACCGACCCCTTCCGGGCGGAGGCGCAACGACTCTTGACCGGGTCGCCGCGCCGGTCGCTGGATCCCGATCTTTCGCGACCCATGGCCGCCCGAGACGAAGCCCCGGGTGGAGTCCCGGCGAGTCCTTGA
- a CDS encoding peptidylprolyl isomerase — MRRVALFLCAAFLGVHAAAAPGDAGAAKASPKEGPVRAVLELAHQLYYAGDPLELRVSVGNEGDAEVQNPVKTPLPAGLEARVAGGALLARAAKPDASEPSRPGRLAPKYAYSAVIDLVKVFPELGKPGQYEIRWTADGVTSPTLSVRLIPKYDPAKEYRVRVETDEGSFSIEFFPKSAPLATKAFIDMANAGFYDGLTFHEIHSDQFVVGGDPQGDGMGNPPLRYPADPSNVPVVTGTILMKPLSPSPPTNGSQFIVMLRPEPTWTGQATVLGQVVDGIDVLQRISRLPSTQQTARPFFKPLKEVRIRKMTVGEKPAPH, encoded by the coding sequence ATGCGTCGTGTAGCGCTGTTCCTGTGTGCGGCGTTCCTCGGTGTCCACGCCGCCGCCGCGCCGGGGGACGCCGGCGCGGCGAAGGCCTCCCCTAAGGAGGGCCCGGTCAGGGCGGTGCTCGAGCTCGCTCACCAGCTCTACTACGCCGGCGACCCCCTCGAGCTGCGGGTCAGCGTCGGGAACGAGGGGGACGCCGAGGTTCAGAACCCGGTGAAGACTCCGCTCCCTGCCGGTCTCGAGGCGCGGGTGGCGGGCGGCGCGCTCTTGGCGCGCGCGGCCAAGCCGGATGCGAGCGAGCCCTCCCGGCCCGGGCGGCTCGCGCCGAAGTACGCCTACAGCGCGGTGATCGACCTGGTCAAGGTGTTTCCCGAGTTGGGGAAGCCGGGCCAGTACGAGATCAGGTGGACCGCCGACGGGGTCACGTCGCCGACGCTCTCGGTCCGCCTGATCCCGAAGTACGACCCGGCGAAGGAGTACCGAGTCCGCGTCGAGACGGACGAGGGATCGTTCTCGATCGAGTTCTTCCCGAAGTCCGCGCCGCTCGCCACGAAGGCGTTCATCGACATGGCCAACGCGGGCTTCTACGATGGGCTGACGTTCCACGAGATCCACTCGGATCAGTTCGTGGTTGGAGGCGACCCGCAGGGTGACGGCATGGGCAACCCCCCGCTCCGTTACCCGGCCGACCCCTCGAACGTTCCCGTGGTGACGGGCACGATCCTGATGAAGCCTCTCAGCCCCTCGCCGCCAACCAACGGCTCGCAGTTCATCGTCATGCTTAGGCCCGAGCCGACGTGGACCGGACAGGCCACGGTCCTCGGCCAGGTGGTCGACGGAATCGACGTGCTCCAGAGGATATCGAGGCTCCCGAGCACTCAGCAAACGGCGCGGCCGTTCTTCAAACCTCTGAAGGAGGTTCGGATACGGAAGATGACGGTGGGCGAGAAGCCCGCACCCCATTGA
- a CDS encoding double zinc ribbon domain-containing protein: MSQEGARSVPAWLRAARRLHRAVGHPLLSTLLPGGCFACGVPLGPRHRLGACPDCWAGLRSLRPPLCPSCGLPVPVSSDLLGPGGGRCAACVLFPPAFDGARPAVAYHGVARQFLLAAKFGGRREVLRALGVQLAQVLATSEFARGCQRVAPVPAHAWAKLRRGCNPALEIALPVGAALGIPVAAGLLRRRLTRPAAAKRLGARRRRAAAAAAFRASRRARGLRVLLVDDVMTTGATAEACATALKAAGAVEVRVASWARTLRGRDGFGPSAADNL; this comes from the coding sequence TTGAGCCAGGAAGGCGCGAGATCCGTCCCCGCATGGCTGCGCGCGGCGCGTCGGCTCCACCGCGCTGTCGGCCATCCGCTCCTCTCGACCCTGCTGCCGGGCGGGTGTTTCGCGTGCGGCGTGCCGCTCGGTCCGCGGCACCGTCTCGGCGCCTGCCCGGATTGCTGGGCGGGCCTCCGCTCGCTGCGTCCGCCTCTCTGCCCTTCATGCGGGCTCCCGGTGCCGGTCTCGTCCGACCTCCTCGGGCCCGGGGGCGGACGCTGCGCCGCCTGCGTGCTCTTTCCCCCGGCGTTCGACGGAGCGCGGCCCGCCGTGGCCTACCACGGGGTCGCTCGCCAATTTCTCCTCGCCGCCAAGTTCGGCGGCCGGCGGGAGGTCCTCCGCGCCCTCGGCGTCCAGCTGGCGCAGGTGCTCGCGACCTCCGAGTTCGCTCGTGGCTGTCAGCGGGTTGCCCCCGTTCCGGCCCACGCGTGGGCGAAGCTCAGGAGGGGATGCAATCCCGCCCTCGAGATCGCGCTACCCGTGGGGGCCGCGCTGGGAATTCCCGTGGCTGCGGGTCTCCTCCGTCGAAGGCTCACCCGCCCCGCCGCCGCCAAACGACTCGGTGCGCGACGAAGGCGCGCGGCGGCAGCGGCCGCGTTTCGCGCCTCGCGGCGCGCCCGCGGGCTCAGGGTGCTGCTCGTGGACGACGTGATGACCACCGGGGCAACGGCGGAGGCTTGCGCGACCGCGCTCAAGGCCGCCGGCGCCGTGGAGGTGCGGGTCGCGTCATGGGCCCGCACGCTTCGAGGCAGGGACGGGTTTGGACCGTCCGCCGCAGACAACCTATAA
- a CDS encoding tetratricopeptide repeat protein, with protein MRVRTFLFILLAMLVVYAASSLFVSNREVLERPFHFWGDVNLPVGLALLIFFVVGVGITVLAGLTREAGMLVDRSRRRKATKRAEEIEEEYTRGLAAVLEGREEEALRHFRAVLERDSRHFNTLLKIGEVLRHEEKYAEAIEFHRKAHHLKEDDPRPLYDLVEDHEAKGDLDRARAVLGKIIALKKHSVLAWRKLRSLHIKERGFAKALEAHERVEKYSEASDPRDNADARVGLGIRYEMAAEQLRAGRAREAMVALRKILKDDPRFIPAHVLLGEAVRHEGKDREAIEAWEHAFESTNDPVFLTMIEDHFLEREQPLAAIESLKRCAARAGRDTLARFFLGKLYFRLEMLDDALAVLSSLESRASYAPTLHYLLGRIHERRKNHRDAAAEYRKVIKDTELVQLEYRCRACGETSMEWVDRCPDCGEWNSIELNFREEMSLEELGLPPAPVYTARK; from the coding sequence ATGAGAGTACGGACGTTTCTGTTCATCCTGCTCGCGATGTTGGTGGTCTACGCCGCCTCCTCGCTGTTCGTGTCGAACCGCGAGGTGCTCGAGCGCCCGTTCCACTTCTGGGGCGACGTGAACCTCCCGGTCGGCCTCGCGCTCCTGATCTTCTTCGTCGTCGGCGTGGGGATCACGGTGCTGGCCGGCCTCACCCGCGAGGCGGGCATGCTGGTGGACCGCTCACGTCGGCGGAAGGCCACCAAGCGGGCGGAGGAGATCGAGGAGGAGTACACCCGCGGGCTCGCCGCGGTGCTCGAGGGGCGCGAGGAGGAGGCCCTGCGCCACTTCCGCGCCGTCCTGGAGCGTGACAGCCGCCATTTCAACACCCTGCTCAAGATCGGGGAGGTCCTCCGGCACGAGGAGAAGTACGCGGAGGCCATCGAGTTCCATCGGAAGGCACACCACCTCAAAGAGGACGACCCTCGCCCCCTCTACGACCTCGTGGAGGATCACGAGGCCAAGGGCGACCTGGACCGTGCCCGCGCGGTGCTGGGGAAGATCATCGCCCTCAAGAAGCACTCGGTGCTCGCTTGGCGCAAGCTCCGGTCGCTGCACATCAAGGAGCGCGGGTTCGCCAAGGCGCTCGAAGCGCACGAGCGCGTCGAGAAGTACTCGGAAGCCAGCGACCCCAGGGACAACGCCGATGCCCGCGTCGGGCTCGGCATCCGCTACGAGATGGCGGCCGAGCAGCTGCGCGCCGGTCGTGCCCGCGAGGCCATGGTCGCGCTGCGGAAGATCCTGAAGGACGATCCCCGTTTCATTCCGGCGCACGTGCTGCTCGGCGAGGCGGTGCGGCACGAGGGCAAGGACCGGGAAGCGATCGAGGCGTGGGAGCACGCCTTCGAGTCCACGAACGACCCGGTTTTCCTGACGATGATCGAGGACCACTTCCTAGAGAGGGAGCAGCCGCTGGCCGCCATCGAGTCGCTCAAGCGTTGCGCGGCGCGGGCCGGTCGGGATACGTTGGCGCGCTTCTTCCTGGGAAAGCTCTACTTCCGCCTCGAGATGCTCGACGACGCCCTCGCGGTGCTGTCGTCGCTCGAGAGCCGCGCTTCGTACGCGCCGACGCTTCACTACCTGCTGGGCCGGATCCACGAGCGCCGGAAGAACCACCGGGATGCCGCCGCGGAGTACCGCAAGGTGATCAAGGACACCGAGCTGGTCCAGCTCGAGTACCGCTGCCGTGCCTGCGGCGAGACCTCGATGGAGTGGGTGGACCGCTGCCCGGACTGCGGGGAATGGAACAGCATCGAGCTCAACTTCCGCGAGGAGATGTCCCTCGAGGAACTGGGCCTGCCGCCGGCCCCGGTCTATACCGCTCGGAAGTAG
- a CDS encoding 23S rRNA (pseudouridine(1915)-N(3))-methyltransferase RlmH produces MRLLLLSVGKPRDRAAAALHDLYADRVRGFGIGYDARFVPEVRASGRYSDDHVREREGEALRNAWPSAGTVVALDRSGRLFDSDELARAFERWCSPSATFVIGGPLGLHRSAIDAADRVWSLSPLTFPHEIARALVAEQLYRAVTILRRVPYHK; encoded by the coding sequence GTGAGGCTCCTCCTGCTCTCGGTCGGCAAGCCGCGGGACCGGGCCGCCGCGGCGCTGCACGACCTGTACGCCGACCGCGTCCGGGGGTTCGGAATCGGGTACGACGCGCGCTTCGTGCCGGAGGTGCGCGCGTCCGGCCGCTACTCCGACGATCACGTGCGCGAGCGCGAGGGGGAGGCGCTCCGGAATGCATGGCCTTCCGCCGGGACGGTGGTGGCCCTGGACCGGAGCGGAAGGCTCTTCGACAGCGACGAGCTCGCCCGGGCGTTCGAGCGGTGGTGCAGCCCTTCCGCGACCTTCGTGATCGGAGGGCCGCTCGGCCTCCATCGGTCGGCGATCGACGCCGCGGACCGAGTCTGGTCGCTCTCTCCTCTCACGTTTCCCCACGAGATCGCGCGCGCTCTCGTGGCCGAGCAGCTCTACCGCGCCGTCACGATCTTGCGCCGCGTTCCCTACCACAAGTAA
- a CDS encoding sigma-54 dependent transcriptional regulator has translation MPGFDTRDPAFRHLLQMAERAARSQANVLLTGESGTGKNRLAAYLHERSARAAGPFVDVPCANVPAELLESDLFGHEKGAFTDAHEARAGRFERAAGGTLFLDEIHELEPGLQAKVLRAIDEKRFERLGGIRTVDVDVRILASTREDPGRLVAEGKLREDLYYRLNVVRLALPPLRDRPTDIPLLAQALLDEAVSRHRLPPRRLASGAVDALIRHAWPGNVRELGHAMESAAVLAEGETIAEADLPPGLSLASPLGLRSAAKVSMSLEELESAYIDEVLRRTRGNKSAAARVLGIHRKTLHEKLRVRRRPAPPVDGDESPPGGARE, from the coding sequence GTGCCGGGCTTCGATACGCGCGATCCGGCTTTCCGGCACCTGCTGCAGATGGCCGAGCGCGCCGCGCGGTCCCAAGCGAACGTTCTTCTGACCGGCGAGTCCGGCACGGGGAAGAACCGGCTCGCGGCCTACCTCCACGAGAGGAGCGCGCGCGCTGCAGGTCCCTTCGTGGACGTCCCGTGCGCGAACGTGCCGGCGGAGCTACTCGAGAGCGATCTGTTCGGGCACGAGAAGGGCGCCTTCACGGACGCCCACGAGGCGAGGGCCGGAAGGTTCGAGCGAGCCGCCGGCGGAACCCTCTTTCTCGACGAGATTCACGAGCTCGAGCCGGGGCTTCAGGCAAAGGTACTCCGGGCGATCGACGAGAAGCGATTCGAGCGCCTCGGCGGGATCCGGACCGTCGACGTGGACGTCCGGATACTCGCGTCGACCCGCGAGGACCCCGGACGCCTCGTGGCGGAGGGGAAGCTCCGGGAGGACCTCTACTACCGGCTCAACGTGGTGCGGCTCGCGCTTCCGCCGCTCCGGGATCGGCCGACGGACATCCCGCTGCTCGCTCAGGCCCTCCTCGACGAGGCGGTGTCCCGCCATCGTCTCCCCCCCCGGCGGCTGGCGTCCGGCGCGGTCGACGCGCTGATCCGGCACGCTTGGCCGGGAAACGTCCGCGAGCTGGGCCACGCGATGGAGTCCGCCGCGGTGCTCGCCGAAGGCGAGACGATCGCCGAGGCGGATCTCCCGCCGGGCCTGTCGCTGGCGAGTCCGCTCGGGCTGCGTTCCGCCGCGAAGGTCTCGATGTCCCTCGAGGAGCTGGAGAGCGCCTATATCGACGAAGTCCTGCGGCGCACGCGCGGGAACAAGTCGGCCGCGGCGCGGGTGCTCGGAATCCACCGCAAGACGTTGCACGAGAAGCTCCGCGTCCGGCGGCGCCCGGCTCCGCCGGTCGACGGCGACGAGAGCCCGCCGGGCGGGGCGCGGGAGTGA
- a CDS encoding RsfS/YbeB/iojap family protein — protein MEGRRVAEWILLDYIDFVVHVFTEEKRAYYGLERLWGDAPRLTLPGEDARRAAALPPPTAPRRRTRKSG, from the coding sequence GTGGAGGGACGCCGCGTCGCCGAGTGGATCCTCCTGGACTACATCGATTTCGTCGTGCACGTGTTCACCGAGGAAAAGCGAGCGTACTACGGTCTCGAGCGGCTTTGGGGAGACGCCCCCCGCCTCACGCTCCCCGGGGAGGATGCCCGCCGGGCGGCGGCGCTTCCACCCCCGACCGCGCCCCGGCGCCGCACCCGGAAGTCCGGCTGA
- the nadD gene encoding nicotinate-nucleotide adenylyltransferase, with amino-acid sequence MTSPAEGRLPSVGVLGGTFDPVHAGHLHAAEEALRVFALPRVLLIPCATPPHKSRPDVTPAEHRLAMLRRAVEGREGLEVSTIEIVRGGVSFTLDTLRSLASGPAPVRPILILGMDALRELGTWYRHGDLLREFDLIAVDRPPGRAAAEERAAGELPPELMAHAVAVPCEAGAGAAADGGRAATGGRIYRVAIPPLPVSSSRVRTLAAAGENLAGLVPAAVARYIQDQGLYRKEARR; translated from the coding sequence GTGACTTCGCCGGCCGAGGGGCGACTCCCGAGCGTCGGCGTGCTCGGCGGGACGTTCGATCCGGTCCACGCGGGGCACCTGCACGCCGCCGAGGAGGCTCTTAGGGTCTTCGCCCTGCCGCGCGTACTTCTGATACCGTGCGCGACGCCCCCTCACAAGAGCCGTCCCGACGTCACCCCAGCGGAACACCGCCTCGCCATGTTGCGCCGCGCCGTCGAGGGACGCGAGGGACTGGAGGTCAGCACCATCGAGATCGTGCGGGGCGGCGTCTCGTTCACCCTGGACACCCTTCGATCCCTCGCCTCGGGCCCCGCGCCCGTGCGCCCGATCCTGATTCTCGGGATGGACGCACTGCGCGAGCTCGGGACCTGGTATCGTCACGGCGACCTTCTTCGGGAGTTCGACCTGATCGCCGTGGATCGTCCTCCCGGCCGGGCCGCCGCGGAAGAGCGCGCTGCCGGGGAGCTCCCGCCCGAGCTTATGGCGCACGCCGTGGCGGTCCCTTGCGAGGCCGGAGCCGGGGCCGCGGCCGACGGGGGCCGAGCGGCGACGGGCGGACGCATCTACCGTGTCGCGATCCCGCCTCTCCCGGTGTCGTCCAGCCGGGTCCGCACGCTGGCTGCGGCGGGCGAGAACTTGGCCGGGCTTGTACCCGCCGCGGTGGCCCGTTATATTCAGGATCAAGGACTGTATCGAAAGGAGGCACGTCGCTGA
- the obgE gene encoding GTPase ObgE, producing the protein MFVDEARITVAGGDGGNGCLSFRREKFVPKGGPDGGDGGNGGSVMLVADPDVTTLLAFRYRTIFRAERGRHGEGASRSGRSGADLIVTVPVGTVVADEHHTSLLADLSHPGERFVAAAGGRGGRGNTRFATSTNRAPRRHEPGIPGEERVLRLELKLLADVALVGLPNAGKSTLISRISAARPKIADYPFTTLSPNLGVVDRGDFRSFVVADIPGLIEGAHRGAGLGDRFLRHVERCRLLLHLVDPTVPGRDPVADVRTVNGELRRYRTELGEKEQILVVTKADAAQDPAPLRRLSAYAARRRQRLVVVSAVAGTGLDQLVAETGAALDRLDAGEIAAAPRPSARVRRRPQRDGR; encoded by the coding sequence GTGTTCGTGGACGAAGCCCGGATCACCGTGGCCGGCGGCGACGGGGGCAACGGCTGCCTTTCGTTCCGCAGGGAGAAGTTCGTCCCGAAAGGTGGCCCCGACGGCGGCGACGGCGGGAACGGCGGCTCCGTGATGCTCGTGGCGGACCCCGATGTGACCACGCTCCTCGCCTTTCGCTACCGCACGATCTTCCGGGCGGAGCGTGGACGCCACGGGGAGGGGGCCTCGAGGTCGGGCCGCTCTGGGGCGGACCTCATTGTGACCGTCCCGGTGGGAACCGTGGTGGCCGACGAGCATCACACGTCTCTCCTCGCCGACCTCTCGCATCCCGGGGAGCGATTCGTCGCGGCGGCCGGCGGGAGGGGCGGCCGCGGGAACACGCGGTTCGCCACCTCGACGAACCGTGCTCCCCGCCGGCACGAGCCCGGGATTCCCGGCGAGGAGCGGGTCCTGCGCCTCGAGCTGAAGCTGCTCGCGGACGTGGCCCTCGTCGGACTGCCGAACGCGGGGAAGTCCACGCTCATCTCCAGGATCTCCGCGGCTCGGCCGAAGATCGCCGATTACCCGTTCACGACGCTGTCCCCCAACCTCGGCGTGGTGGACCGCGGCGATTTCCGCTCGTTCGTCGTCGCCGACATCCCAGGGCTCATCGAGGGAGCCCACCGGGGCGCGGGACTGGGGGACCGATTCCTGCGCCACGTCGAGCGATGCCGACTGCTCCTCCACCTGGTCGATCCCACCGTGCCTGGAAGGGACCCGGTGGCCGACGTCAGGACCGTCAACGGCGAGCTGCGCCGTTACAGGACCGAGCTGGGCGAGAAGGAGCAGATCCTGGTCGTCACGAAAGCGGACGCCGCGCAGGATCCGGCGCCGCTGCGCCGTCTTTCGGCATACGCGGCGCGGCGACGGCAGCGTTTGGTCGTCGTCTCCGCGGTGGCCGGCACGGGCCTCGACCAGCTCGTCGCGGAGACCGGCGCGGCCCTCGACCGCCTCGACGCGGGGGAGATCGCCGCCGCTCCTCGGCCGTCGGCCCGCGTTCGTCGCCGGCCGCAGCGGGACGGCCGGTGA
- the rpmA gene encoding 50S ribosomal protein L27 — MAHKKAGGSSRNGRDSNAQRLGVKRFGGERVLGGMILVRQRGTPIQAGKNVGRGKDDTLFALTAGLVKFEDRGRLGRFVSVVSAE, encoded by the coding sequence GTGGCGCACAAGAAGGCGGGCGGAAGTTCTCGGAACGGCCGCGATTCGAACGCTCAAAGGCTCGGGGTGAAGCGATTCGGCGGCGAGCGGGTCCTGGGCGGCATGATCCTGGTGAGACAGCGAGGGACCCCGATCCAGGCGGGCAAGAACGTGGGCCGGGGCAAGGACGACACCCTGTTCGCGCTGACGGCCGGTCTCGTGAAGTTCGAGGACCGTGGCCGCCTGGGGCGCTTCGTCAGCGTCGTCTCCGCCGAGTAG
- the rplU gene encoding 50S ribosomal protein L21 translates to MMAVIETGGKQHRVRVGDVVRVESLPAEAGATVAFDRVLMVGEGGDARIGTPTVEGARVTGTVVMQGRGAKVIGYLFKHRKNSNRKRWGHRQNFTAVKIDAIEA, encoded by the coding sequence ATGATGGCGGTCATCGAAACGGGCGGCAAGCAGCACCGTGTCCGGGTGGGAGATGTCGTGCGCGTCGAGTCGCTCCCCGCGGAGGCGGGCGCCACCGTCGCGTTCGATCGCGTCCTGATGGTCGGCGAAGGCGGCGACGCCCGGATCGGAACGCCGACGGTGGAAGGGGCGCGGGTCACCGGGACGGTGGTGATGCAGGGGCGCGGCGCGAAGGTGATCGGCTACCTGTTCAAGCACCGTAAGAATTCCAACCGGAAGCGATGGGGCCACCGTCAGAATTTCACGGCCGTCAAGATCGACGCGATCGAGGCCTGA
- a CDS encoding gliding-motility protein MglA — protein sequence MTFINYAAREINCKIVYYGPGLGGKTTNIQFVYERTGNATKGKLISLATETDRTLFFDFLPIEFGAIRGFRTRFHLYTVPGQVFYDASRKLILKGVDGVVFVADSQEIRMDANVESIRNLHDNLKEHGYDLMKVPYVLQLNKRDLPTAVAVPQLVAALRFKNEPVFEAVATRGLGVFDTLKAIVKAVLIHLRSR from the coding sequence ATGACGTTCATCAACTACGCGGCCCGCGAGATCAACTGCAAGATCGTGTACTACGGCCCGGGACTGGGCGGGAAGACGACCAACATCCAGTTCGTCTACGAGCGGACCGGAAACGCCACCAAGGGGAAGCTGATCTCGCTGGCCACCGAAACCGACCGCACCCTGTTCTTCGACTTCCTCCCGATCGAGTTCGGTGCGATCCGGGGGTTCAGGACGCGATTCCACCTGTACACGGTTCCGGGGCAGGTGTTCTACGACGCGTCGCGGAAGCTGATCCTGAAAGGGGTCGACGGCGTCGTGTTCGTCGCGGACTCGCAGGAGATCCGGATGGACGCCAACGTCGAGTCGATCCGCAACCTCCACGACAACCTGAAGGAGCACGGCTACGACCTGATGAAGGTCCCGTACGTGCTCCAGCTCAACAAGCGCGACCTGCCGACCGCCGTAGCCGTGCCACAGCTCGTCGCCGCGCTGAGGTTCAAGAACGAGCCGGTCTTCGAGGCCGTGGCGACACGCGGATTGGGCGTCTTCGACACCCTCAAGGCGATCGTCAAGGCGGTGCTGATCCACCTCCGCAGCCGGTAG